Below is a genomic region from Neisseria zoodegmatis.
AGTAACTTTATCACCAGGAGAAATACGAATATAGTGCATTCGCATTTTTCCAGAGATATGCCCTAGAACAACATGATCGTTCTCAAGCTTTACTTTAAAAGTTGCATTAGGCAAAGTTTCCAATATCTCACCTTGCATTTGTATAGTGTCTTCTTTAGCCATATTTCTTTTATTTAGTGACGTGATAGTGATTTTATATCAGTTTTTTGAATCAGATGTTCGTATTGATGAGTCATTCTATACGAAGCAATCTGGGTATTAAAATCCATTGTAACAACAACCAAAATCAACAATGAAGTTCCACCTAAATAAAAAGGTACGTTTAAAGCTGTTGTTAAAAACTCAGGAATTAAACAAATAATAGTAATATACAAGGCACCAAAAAAAGTTAAACGCAATACAACTTTCTCCAGATATCTTGAAGTTTGCTCGCCCGGCCTAATACCAGGCACAAAAGCACCGCTCTTTTTTAAATTCTCAGCCATCTCTTTTGGACTAAATACCAAAGCCGTATAAAAATAGCAAAAGAATATTATAGTGCTTGCAAACAAAACAATATAAATAGGCTGACCATGTTGTAACAAGGTAGCTAACTTACTTAACCAACCACCTGAGTCTGCTGAGCCGAACCAACCCACTAAAGTTGCAGGGAACAATATAATACTCGAAGCAAAAATAGGAGGAATCACTCCAGCCATATTTAATTTAAAAGGCATGTGAGTACTCTGCCCTTGTACAATCCTATTCCCAAACTGGCGTTTAGCATAATGAATTGGTATTTTTCGCTGTGCACTTTCAAAATACACGACAGCATAAATTAATATTAGTGAACCAAGCACAATAGAAATTGCCATTAGTACACTCATTGATCCCTGGTTAGTCAAGGTCAGTAACTGTGCGATAGCAGATGGAATACCAGATACAATACCAGCAGTAATAATTAGAGAAATCCCATTACCTATACCTCGCTCAGACATCTGCTCCCCTAACCACATCAAGAACATAGTTCCAGTTACCAAGCAAATAACAGTTGAAACATAAAACTCAAATTGGGAAGTAACTACAACATTTTGCTGATAAACAAAAGTGGCCACGCCAAAACTTTGAAGCAATGCTAAAATTACCGTACCATAACGAGTGTATTTAGTAATGATTTTTCTTCCTGACTCACCTTCCTTTTTAAGAGCCTTCAACGAAGGAAAGATTTCAGACGCCAATTGAACAATAATTGACGCAGAAATATAAGGCATAATCCCAATAGCAAAAATACTAAAGCGCTCCAGCGAACCTCCTGAGAACATATTTAACATACCCAAGATGCCGCTGCTTGCGCTTTCGTATAGCTTAGCTAAAGCAACTGCATCAACACCTGGTACGGGTATATGAGCACCAATACGAAATACAATTAATGCTCCAAGCAAAAATAATAATCGCTGCTTAAGATCACCGTACTTTTTCAGTACTAATGAAGATAGTTGATTAGCCACTTAAATCCAAGCCTTATTCTTCAATTTTTCCACCAGCAGCTTCAATCGCTGCTTTCGCACCTGCCGTAACCTTAACACCTTTTAAAACAATTGCTTTTTGAATCTCACCAGAAGCAATCACTTTAACATTTTGGGCGCGTGAATCAACCAAGCCAGCCTGTTTTAAAGTTAGCAAATCAATTACATCAACTGCAATCAATGACAACTCATTCAAACTAACTTCTGCATTTTTTGCAGTTGATAAAGATTTAAAACCACGCTTAGGCAGGCGGCGTTGCAATGGCATTTGTCCACCTTCAAAACCTACTTTATGGAACCCACCCGAACGGCTTTTTTGGCCCTTGTGACCACGCCCGCCAGTTTTGCCTAAACCACTACCAATACCACGACCCACACGTCGTTTAGAATGAGTTGAGCCTTCAGCAGGTTGAATAGTATTTAAAAACATCATTAAGACTCCACTTTTAATAGATAGCTGATCTTATTAATCATGCCACGATTTTCAGGAGTGTCCAAAACCTCAACGGTATGTTCACGATGACGTAAGCCTAACCCACGCGCACAAGCTCGATGAGACTGGATAGTACCAATTAAACTTTTTGCCAAAGTTACTTTAATTTTCTTTTGCTCAGTCATTACTATTGGCTCCCAAAATATCTTCAACAGTCAAACCACGTTTAGCAGCAATATCAGCAGGAGTGTATAATTTTGATAAACCGTCTAAAGTAGCACGTACAATATTGTAAGGGTTTGTAGAACCGTGTACTTTTGCAGAAATGTTATGAATACCCATTGCGTCAAATACTAAGCGCATCGGACCACCAGCTTTAACACCGCTACCCTCTTTAGCAGGCTGCATAAATACACGAGTAGCACCGTGCTTTCCGATTACTTCATGATGAATTGTGCCATTTTTCAATGGTATCTTAATCATTGAACGACGAGCTTGATCCATCGCTTTTTGCACAGCCACAGGAACTTCTTTTGATTTTCCCTTGCCCATACCAATACGGCCATCTCCATCACCAACCACAGTTAAAGCTGAAAAAGCCATGATGCGGCCACCTTTAACTACTTTTGTTACACGATTTACAGCTACCATTTTTTCAATTAAGCCGTCGCCGCGCTCTTCAATTTCATGTTTTGCCATTTGAAATCTCCAATCTTTTAAAAGCTTAAGCCATTTTCACGTGCAGCTTCAGCCAAAGCCTTCACGCGGCCATGATATTGAAAACCAGAACGATCAAAAGCAACTTTATCAACACCAACAGCTTTAGCTTTTTCAGCAATTCGCTTACCTACAATTGCAGCTGCTTCAATATTACCGCCTGATTTCAGGTCATTGCGCACTTCTGCCTCTAAAGTTGAAGCTTGAGCCAAAACTTTATCACCTTCAGCACTAATAACTTGTGCATAAATATGGCTGTTTGAACGGAATACGCACAATCTAACCATTTTTAAATCTGCGATACGAGCACGTGTTTTACGAGCACGACGCAGTCGGGTTACATGTTTATTCATTAGGAAAACCTCAATTATTTTTTCTTGGCTTCTTTCATTACTACTGCTTCCCCAACATAGCGAACACCTTTACCTTTATAAGGTTCAGGCGAGCGATATGCACGAATTTCCGCAGCAACTTGGCCAACAACTTGTTTATCCGCACCTGTCAAAATAATCTCTGTTTGACTCGGCGTTTGCACTGAAACACCTTCAGGCATTTCATGAACAACAGGATGAGAAAAACCTAAAGAAAGATTTAATACCTTGCCTTGAGCTTGAGCGCGATAACCTACACCAATAAGCTGTAATTTTTTCTCAAAGCCTTCAGAAACACCTTTAACCATATTATTAACTAAAGCGCGAACGGTACCAGACATGGCATTCGCCTGCTTACTGTCGTTCTTTGCAGCAAAAGTCAATTGACCATCGGTCAATTCAATTGCAACATCAGCAGACAAAGGCAAGGATAACTCACCGTTTTTACCCTTAATTATAATGGAATCTGTTCCAAATTTCACTTCAACCCCAGCAGGAACAGTCACTGGATTTTTAGCTACGCGTGACATCTTAAAAATCTCCTACTTAGGCAACAATACACAACAACTCACCACCAACACCTTCGGAGCGAGCTTTACGATCTGTCATTACACCCTTAGAAGTGCTTACAATAGCAACACCCAAGCCATTCATTACGCTAGGTATTTCATTTGAGGCTTTATAAATACGCAAACCAGGACGTGATACACGCTTAATCTGCTCAATAACAGGGCGGCCTGCATAATATTTTAATTGAATTTCCAAAACAGGTTTCAAGTCATTTGAAACTGTAAAATCTTCAATATACCCTTCTTCTTTTAATACTTTAGCAATGGCGCATTTCAATTTAGAAGAAGGCATAGAAACGGCAACTTTGTTTGCACGCTGTGCATTTCGGATACGAGTCAACATATCGGAAATAGGATCATGCATACTCATAGTTATTACTCCTATTACCAGCTAGCTTTAACAACACCCGGAATCTCGCCACGCATAGCAATTTCACGGATTTTAATACGACCCAAACCGAACTTACGGAAGGTCCCACGAGGACGACCTGTAAGAGCACAGCGACGACGCTGACGCACAGGCGCAGCATTACGAGGAATTGCTTGAAGTTTCAAACGAGCCTCAAAGCGCTCTTTATCCGAAGCATTTGAATCATTAATAATAGCAAAAATAACCTCACGCTTAGCGGCATATTTTTTCGCCAGAGCAACGCGTTTTAATTCGCGATTGATAAGTGCTTTTTTAGCCATGAATTATCCTTTAAACGGAAACTTAAACAATGATAACAAAGCTTTTGCTTCCTCATCAGTCTTAGCGGTTGTTGTGATAGTAATATTCAAACCACGCAAAGCATCAATTTTGTCATATTCAATTTCCGGGAAAATGATTTGCTCACGCACGCCCATATTGTAGTTACCGCTACCATCAAAAGATTTACCACTAACGCCCCGAAAATCACGCACACGAGGCAAAGCAATAGTAACCAAACGATCCAAAAATTCAAACATTTGATCACGACGCAAAGTAACTTTACAACCCACTGGATAGTTATCACGAATCTTAAAACCAGCAATTGACTTACGGGCAACAGTAACTACCGGCTTTTGACCAGCAATTTTTTCCAAATCAGCAACAGCATGTTCCATCACTTTTTTATCAGCAACAGCTTCGCCAACACCCATATTCAACGTAATTTTCTCAATACGAGGCACTTCCATAATTGATTTATAACCAAATTGCTTCATCAATTCCGGAACCACAGTACTGTTATAAAACTCTCTCAAACGAGCCATGTTATCTCCTTATGCCCCAATGATAGAGCCATTAGACTTGAAGAAGCGGACACGCTTTACCCTGCCATCGCTCTCAACCAATTTGACGCCAACACGATCAGCTTTATTTGTTTCAGGATTGAAAACAGCAACATTAGAAATAGCCAAAGGCATATTTTTCACAACGATGCCACCCTCAATACCACGCATAGGATTCGGCTTTTGATGACGCTTAACAACGTTAACACCTTCAACAACAACCTTATCACCCAAAACCTTTACAACCTGACCTTGCTTGCCTTTATCTTTACCAGCAATCACAATTACTTGGTCACCTTTAATAATTTTATTCATCGCCGTTATTCCTTATAATACCTCAGGTGCCAATGAAACAATTTTCATAAATCGCTCCGTACGCAGCTCACGAGTAACCGGACCAAAAATACGGGTACCTAAAGGCTCAAGCTTATTATTCAACAAAACGGCCGCATTATTATCAAATTTAATCAGTGCACCATCAGGACGACGTACGCCTTTTGCAGTACGAACCACAACAGCATTAAATACATCACCCTTTTTCACACGACCACGCGGAGCCGCATCCTTAACTGCAACTTTAATAATGTCGCCAACCGAAGCATAACGACGTTTAGATCCGCCTAAAACCTTGATACACATTACACGACGCGCACCAGAGTTATCAGCCACATCTAAAATGGTCTGCATTTGAATCATTTTATTACCTTTTAAAAAACCAACTTAATCTACCTCTTTCAGCCAGTCCACACAATATTAGATTTTGTGCCTACTAAACTGAAACCTACATAGGTTCTAGTAAACCAGTCTTGGATCCCGAAGGGAAGAAGCTCTCAAAGAGAAGCTGAAAGATAAGAAACGAAGTTTACATGCAAATTTCCATCAATGCAAGACTTCGTTTCTTTTTTAAGCATTACTGTATTAAATTTTAAACAGAGCGTGCTTTTTCCACCAACTCTTTAACAACCCAAGATTTAGTTTTTGACAGAGGACGAGTTTCTTCAATCACAACCACATCTCCAATGCCATATTGATTTTGCTCGTCATGAGCATGAATTTTGGTCGAGCGGCGGATAATTTTACCATACAAGGGGTGCTTTACTTTACGCTCCACCAAAACGGTTACTGTCTTATCCATTTTGTCACTAACCACTTTGCCTTGCAAAGTACGAACATTTTTTGATTCGCTCATTACTTAGCACCTTTTTCAGTTAAAATGGTTTTAATACGGGCAATTTCGCGACGTACTCGTTTTAATTCACTCGGTTTACCTAATTGACCAGTAGCATTTTGCATACGCAGGCCAAACTGGGTTTTTAGCAAATCAAGCAAATCTGCGTTTAATTGCTCAACCGATTTGTCTTTTAATTCATTCGCTTTCATTATTGACCTACCTGTCTTACTACGAATACTGTCGGAATCGGCAGTTTAGCAGAAGCAAGCTCAAACGCTTCACGAGCCAAGGCCTCTGGAACTCCATCCATTTCATACAACATTTTACCCGGTTGGATTTCGGCAACGTAATACTCAGGAGAACCTTTACCGCCACCCATACGAACTTCTGCAGGTTTAGATGTAATCGGTTTATCAGGAAACACTCGAATCCAAATTCGACCACCGCGCTTAATGTGACGGGTCATTGTACGACGGGCAGCCTCAATTTGGCGCGCAGTCAGACGACCACGACCAACCGCTTTTAAGCCAAACTCACCAAAGCTTACTTTGTTTCCTCGAGTAGCAATACCGGTGTTACGGCCTTTATGCTGTTTTCGATATTTAAGTCTAGTTGGCTGCAGCATGACGGCCTCCTACCTTTCTTTGTCTTTTTTCTTGCTCAGGTTTAGCTTGAGAAACTTTTTCGTTACCTTCGCCTGTATAAACCCAAACTTTCAAACCCAACACACCATAGGTTGTATGAGCTTCACTGGTAGCATAATCAACATTTGCACGTAAAGTATGCAAAGGCACACGGCCTTCACGATACCATTCGCTACGAGCAATATCGGCACCATTCAGACGGCCAGAGGTCATAATTTTGATACCTTTAGCTCCAACACGCATGGCATTTTGCATTGCACGCTTCATAGCACGGCGAAATTGAACACGCTTTTCAAGCTGTTGTGCAATACCATCAGCAATAATTTGAGCATCCAATTCAGGTTTACGAATTTCTTCAATATTTACATGAACCGGCACACCCATCAATTTTTGCAAATCGCGTTTCAGAACTTCGATATCTTCGCCCTTTCTGCCGATCACAACACCAGGACGAGCTGAGTGAATGGTAATGCGGGCAGATTTTGCAGGACGCTCAATCACTACACGACCTACTGAGGCATTCGCCAAACGCTTACGTAAATACTCACGAACATCAATATCTTGCTTCAAAACAGTAGGGAAATCGCTACTTTTAGCAAACCATTTTGAAGACCAGTCTTTAGTTACCGCCAAGCGAAAGCCGGTAGGATTAATCTTTTGTCCCATAGCTTTTCCTTAATTACCTACTGTCACATTAATGTGACAAGTTTGTTTTTCAATGCGGTTACCACGACCTTTGGCACGAGCTTGAAAACGTTTCAAACTCGGACCTTTGTCAACAAAAATGGTTACCACTTTTAACTTGTCAATATCAGCACCTTCGTTATGCTCTGCATTTGCAATTGCAGATTCCAGCACTTTCTTAACAAGCTCAGCGCCTTTTTTAGGGCTAAATGCCAAGATATTTAAAGCTTGGGCAACGTCTTTACCACGAATTAAATCTGCGACCAAACGAGCCTTTTGTGCAGAGATACGGGCATTTTTATGTTGTGCACTTACTCTCATGATTCACCTTATTTCTTTTTAGCCTTTTTATCAGCCAAATGGCCTTTAAAGGTACGGGTCAATGAGAACTCACCCAATTTATGACCAACCATATTATCACTGATAAACACAGGGACATGAGTACGTCCGTTATGCACAGCGATGGTTAAACCGATAAAATCAGGCAAAATAGTAGAACGACGCGACCAGGTTTTGATCGGGCGCTTGTCATTGCTTGCACGAGCCGCATCTACTTTTTTCAGCAAATGCAGGTCTACATATGGACCTTTTTTCAATGAACGAGCCATATTAATTAACCTTTATTTGAGTAACGGCGGCGAACAATCATATTGTCCGTGCGTTTATTGTTACGAGTACGGTAGCCTTTAGAAGGTGTACCCCATGGGCTAACAGGTTCGCGAGCTTCACCAGTACGTCCTTCACCACCACCATGCGGGTGATCTACAGGGTTCATTACAACACCTCGAACAGTCGGACGAATGCCGCGCCAGCGGTTTGCACCAGCTTTACCGATTTTCTTCAGGCTTTGCTCTTCATTGCCAACTTCACCAATGGTAGCACGACAATCTACATGAATCTTGCGAACTTCACCTGAACGCAAACGTACTTGAGCATAGATTCCTTCTTTAGCCAACAGTACGGCAGATGCACCGGCAGAACGTGCAATTTGTGCACCTTTACCAGGCTTCATCTCAATACAGTGAATTGTGGTACCAACGGGAATATTACGAATAGGAAGAGTATTACCTACTTTAATCGCAGATTCAGCGCCAGAAACCAATACCGCACCTGCTTTAATACCACGCGGAGCAATAATGTAACGACGCTCACCATCCGCATAGCATAACAATGCAATATGCGCAGTACGGTTTGGATCGTATTCGATTCGCTCTACTTTGGCAGGGATGCCGTCTTTATTACGTTTGAAGTCTACGATACGATAATGGTGTTTATGCCCACCGCCTTTGTGACGAGTAGTAATATGACCATTATTATTGCGACCAGCAGTAGAGTTTTTCTTTTCCAGCAGTGCAGCGTATGGAGCACCTTTATGCAAACCTTCAGTGGTTACACGAACCATGCCGCGGCGACCAGCAGAGGTTGGCTTCATTTTTACAATAGCCATGTCACTTATTCCTTATCTGCAGCTGCAGCAGCGGCTTCCAAATCTAATTCTTGCCCGGCAGCCAAGCTTACATAAGCTTTTTTAACATCACTGCGGCGACCGATGGTACGACCGAAGCGTTTGGTTTTACCTTTAGTGGTAACAGTAGTCACAGAAGCAACTTCTACACCAAACAAAAACTCCACAGCGGCCTTAATTTCCTGTTTAGTTGCATTAGGCAATACTTTGAAAGTCATCTGATTGCGTTTTTCTGCCAACAGGTTACTTTTCTCAGAAACAACAGGAGCCAAAATCACTTGTGTTAAACGTTGTTGATTCATACCCATTGCTCCTCTAACTGCGCTACTGCTTCTTTAGTGATGACTACTTTTTTGTAACGCAGCAAGCTATACGGATCAATTTGCTGAGCTTCCAAAACCAGCACATTAGGCAGGTTGCGCGACGCCAAATAAACATTTTCATCCAACTGCTTAGTTACAAACAAAACTTGCTCCAGACCCAAGCTTTTCACTTGCTCAACAAATTCTTTGGTCTTAGGCGTTTGTGCGTTAAGCGTCTCAATAACAAACAAACGTTCGTCACGAACCAACTGAGACAAAATGGTTGCCATGCCGGCACGGTACATTTTGCGGTTTACTTTTTGAGTAAAGTTCTCATCCGGTTTGTTAGGGAACGCGCGGCCACCTTTTCTCCACAGCGGAGAAGAAGTCATACCTGAACGGGCACGGCCTGTACCTTTTTGACGCCATGGTTTTTTGGTTGAGTGGTTAACTTCTGCACGTGTTTTTTGAGCACGGTTGCCTGAACGGGCATTAGCCAAAAATGCAGTAACCAACTGATGAACCAAAGATTCATTGTATTCACGAGCAAACAATGCATCAGAAGCAGCCAAGCTGCCCGACACTTGCCCTTTAGCATCAATTACTTTTAATTCCATTACGCACCTACTTTCACGCTAGGACGCACCACAACATCACTGTTTACCGCACCGGGAACAGCACCCTTAACCAGCAGCAGCTGACGCTCAACATCTACACGCACTACTTCCAAGTTTTGAACAGTAGATTTGGTGTTACCATATTGACCGGCCATGCGTTTACCAGGGAATACGCGACCGGGATCTTGAGCCATACCGATAGAACCGGGAACGCGGTGTGAACGCGAGTTACCATGAGAAGTACGTTGCGCACCAAAATTGTGGCGTTTGATCGTACCAGAGAAACCTTTACCTTTTGAGGTACCGGTTACATCTACCAGCTGACCAGCTTCAAACATATCAACAGCGATTTGATCGCCGGCTTTCAGCTCGCCCAGCTTTTCTTCAGTTAAAGCAAATTCAATCAAACCGCAACCTGCCTCAACACCTGCTTTTGCAAAGTGACCGGCTTCGGCTTTATTGATGCGATTTGCTTTTTTCTGACCAAAGGTAACCTGTACTGCTGTATAGCCGTCGGTATCTTTGGATTTCACTTGAGTGACGCGGTTAGCAGACATATCCAACACGGTTACTGGAACGGAAGCACCCTGTTCGTTAAACACGCGAGTCATACCTACTTTGCGCCCAACCAGACCTAAAGTCATGATTATTTTCCTTTTTTAAATTAAAGGGGCCAATTACGATTGATTGGCCTTGCACAAAATACAAACTTGGCAAATGCCAAGCTCTGTACTATACCATAGTTTTTTCAAAAAAACTCAAGAAAATCTTTATTTAAGTGCAACTACTTAAGCTGCCAAAAAGGAAACAATATATTTACATATCAACCGAACTTATCCACCTGTTTTTTCTCTTACCACTATGGCATCTCTACTGCATGATAATGATGAACACAGACCTAAAGCGTTTGCATTAACGATCAGCTTCATGAAATTTATAGATACTATACTCTCTCTAAACTTTCATTATGGCTTTTCAGACGGCCTCAAACCTTCTGACGGAGGATATGCATCCTTCTAATATTAATATTACTATTCAAAATTGCCTTCAAATTAATATTTACATCCTCATATTAACGCTTCAATGACAAAAGGATTCAAACAATGGAAAACTGGACCCAAACTTTAGGCACGGGCGAGTTGCTCGGCATTGCGGCAGGGGCGATTCTGCTGATTTTGATACTGATCATCAAATTCCGCGTGCACGCCCTGTTGACACTGATGATCGTCAGCCTGCTTACCGCGATTGCCACCGGCCTGCCGATGGGCAGTATCGTAGGCGACGTATTGGTAAAAAGTTTCGGCGGCACGCTCGGCAATGTGGCCTTGCTGGTGGGTTTGGGCGCGATGCTCGGCCGTTTGGTGGAAACGTCGGGCGGGGCGCAATCGCTGGCCGATGCGTTGGTGCGGGCGTTCGGCGAGAAACGCGCGCCTTTCGCCTTAGGCGTGGCTTCGCTGATTTTCGGTTTTCCGATTTTCTTTGATGCCGGTTTGGTGGTGATGCTGCCGATTGTGTTTGCCACCGCCCGCCGCATGAAAGCACCGATTCTGCCCTACGGCTTGGCTTCCATCGGCGCGTTTTCGGTGATGCACGTGTTTCTGCCGCCGCATCCGGGTCCGATTGCCGCATCCGAATTTTACGGTGCCAGCATCGGCCACGTGCTGCTGCTCGGTTTGCCGCTGGCCTTCATCACTTGGTATTTCAGCGGTTATCTACTGGGTCAGTTTCTCGGCCGCCGCATTCATGTACCGGTGCCGGACTTGCTCAGCGGCGGCAAACAGGATGGCGACGAACCCAAAGCGCCCGCCCGAGCCGGCACGGTTATCGGCATTATGCTGATTCCGATGTTGCTGATTTTCCTCAATACCGGTTTAGCCACGCTGATTGCCCAAAAAATGGTCGACGGCAACGCCGAATGGGTGAAAACCCTACGTATGATCGGCTCGACACCGGTTGCGCTGCTGATTTCGGTATTGGTTGCGATGTTTGTGCTGGGGCGTAAGCGCGGCGAAAAAGCGACGGCACTCGAAAAAACCAT
It encodes:
- the rplW gene encoding 50S ribosomal protein L23, which produces MNQQRLTQVILAPVVSEKSNLLAEKRNQMTFKVLPNATKQEIKAAVEFLFGVEVASVTTVTTKGKTKRFGRTIGRRSDVKKAYVSLAAGQELDLEAAAAAADKE
- the rplD gene encoding 50S ribosomal protein L4, whose product is MELKVIDAKGQVSGSLAASDALFAREYNESLVHQLVTAFLANARSGNRAQKTRAEVNHSTKKPWRQKGTGRARSGMTSSPLWRKGGRAFPNKPDENFTQKVNRKMYRAGMATILSQLVRDERLFVIETLNAQTPKTKEFVEQVKSLGLEQVLFVTKQLDENVYLASRNLPNVLVLEAQQIDPYSLLRYKKVVITKEAVAQLEEQWV
- the rplC gene encoding 50S ribosomal protein L3: MTLGLVGRKVGMTRVFNEQGASVPVTVLDMSANRVTQVKSKDTDGYTAVQVTFGQKKANRINKAEAGHFAKAGVEAGCGLIEFALTEEKLGELKAGDQIAVDMFEAGQLVDVTGTSKGKGFSGTIKRHNFGAQRTSHGNSRSHRVPGSIGMAQDPGRVFPGKRMAGQYGNTKSTVQNLEVVRVDVERQLLLVKGAVPGAVNSDVVVRPSVKVGA
- a CDS encoding GntP family permease, with translation MENWTQTLGTGELLGIAAGAILLILILIIKFRVHALLTLMIVSLLTAIATGLPMGSIVGDVLVKSFGGTLGNVALLVGLGAMLGRLVETSGGAQSLADALVRAFGEKRAPFALGVASLIFGFPIFFDAGLVVMLPIVFATARRMKAPILPYGLASIGAFSVMHVFLPPHPGPIAASEFYGASIGHVLLLGLPLAFITWYFSGYLLGQFLGRRIHVPVPDLLSGGKQDGDEPKAPARAGTVIGIMLIPMLLIFLNTGLATLIAQKMVDGNAEWVKTLRMIGSTPVALLISVLVAMFVLGRKRGEKATALEKTIDGALGSVCSVILITGAGGMFGGVLRASGIGQALADSMGQLGIPVLLGCFLVALALRIAQGSATVALTTAAALMAPAVAAAGFSDWQLAAIVLATAAGSVGVSHFNDSGFWLVGRLLDMDVPTTLKTWTVNQTLIAIIGFALSALAFSVL